The Patescibacteria group bacterium genome has a segment encoding these proteins:
- a CDS encoding type II toxin-antitoxin system HicA family toxin — protein sequence MTAKRLIAILLANGYKLVRQKGSHQIYRHKVFGIIVPVPLHGRNKPIYIGTLLTIIKQSKIPKEKFK from the coding sequence ATAACGGCTAAAAGATTAATTGCAATACTTTTGGCCAACGGTTATAAATTAGTTCGGCAAAAAGGCAGTCATCAAATTTATCGCCATAAAGTTTTTGGCATTATCGTTCCAGTACCTTTGCATGGCCGGAACAAACCAATTTATATTGGAACATTACTGACTATTATCAAGCAATCTAAAATTCCTAAAGAAAAATTTAAATAA